The Terriglobales bacterium genome has a segment encoding these proteins:
- a CDS encoding hemolysin family protein produces MTLLLFIIGMVLAGLLALVSYVERVYYEMGKFLAREFQENIESFEKKVEPRLGANRSRASLSMSVLAQLLTATLALLVGFSIFADGAWDWAELAEGAAAVLIIVLLFNRLLPFVLFARTRGDWLAPFAPVLRVLIYLALPFTIVLSFALSVAALTEDHAVEEPESPAEAVDALIEAGQEEGILHGADRQLIHSVVEFGEKTVRDVMTPRPEIVAVPSDTTVDQFIELLRTKPYSRVPVYEGTLDNIQGVVFAHDVLPMSDAEARTRTVRGLMRPVPFVPETKRVGALLRELQKNNMHMAIVIDEYGGVAGVATIEDLVEEIVGEIRDEHEAKADLVREPDGAVVVPGNTDVDRLVELFGVRREAYAATTVAGLVSEMLGRIPAQGESVEDEQLRFEILESTGRRIVRLRIRPRKAATAKAK; encoded by the coding sequence ATGACCCTGCTGCTGTTCATCATCGGCATGGTGCTGGCAGGTCTGCTGGCCCTGGTCTCCTATGTCGAGCGCGTGTACTACGAGATGGGCAAGTTCCTGGCCCGGGAGTTCCAGGAGAACATCGAGAGTTTCGAGAAGAAGGTGGAACCGCGCCTGGGCGCGAACCGCAGTCGCGCCTCGCTCTCCATGTCGGTGCTGGCGCAGCTCCTCACCGCGACCCTGGCGCTGCTGGTGGGATTCTCCATCTTTGCCGACGGCGCCTGGGACTGGGCGGAGCTGGCCGAAGGTGCCGCCGCCGTGCTGATCATCGTGCTGTTGTTCAACCGCCTGCTGCCCTTCGTGCTGTTCGCGCGCACGCGCGGCGACTGGCTGGCGCCGTTCGCCCCCGTGCTGCGCGTGCTCATCTATCTCGCGCTGCCGTTCACCATCGTGCTGAGCTTCGCGCTTTCGGTGGCGGCGCTCACCGAGGATCACGCCGTCGAAGAGCCGGAAAGTCCGGCCGAAGCGGTGGACGCGCTCATCGAGGCTGGACAGGAAGAGGGCATCCTGCACGGCGCCGACCGGCAGCTCATCCATTCAGTGGTCGAGTTCGGCGAGAAGACAGTGCGCGACGTCATGACGCCGCGTCCGGAGATCGTCGCCGTCCCTTCGGACACCACCGTGGATCAGTTCATCGAGCTGCTGCGCACCAAGCCGTACTCGCGCGTGCCGGTGTACGAAGGCACGCTGGACAACATCCAGGGCGTGGTGTTCGCGCACGATGTGCTGCCCATGTCGGACGCCGAAGCGCGCACCCGCACGGTGCGCGGCCTCATGCGTCCCGTGCCCTTTGTCCCGGAGACCAAGCGTGTGGGCGCCCTGCTGCGCGAGCTGCAGAAAAACAACATGCACATGGCCATCGTCATCGACGAGTACGGCGGCGTAGCCGGTGTGGCGACTATCGAGGATCTGGTCGAGGAGATCGTGGGTGAGATCCGCGACGAGCACGAGGCCAAGGCTGACCTGGTGCGCGAACCCGATGGCGCCGTCGTGGTCCCGGGCAATACGGACGTGGACCGCCTGGTGGAGCTGTTCGGCGTGCGCCGCGAAGCCTATGCGGCGACCACGGTCGCCGGCCTGGTGAGCGAGATGCTGGGCCGCATCCCGGCGCAGGGCGAATCGGTCGAGGACGAGCAGTTGCGCTTCGAGATATTGGAATCCACCGGCCGAAGGATTGTGCGGTTGCGCATACGCCCGCGCAAGGCAGCGACTGCAAAGGCGAAATGA
- the ybeY gene encoding rRNA maturation RNase YbeY: MIIVRQSVRGVSASALQRFAGRARRAAGLAGAVNVLITTDRDLRSLNRRFRRKDKATDVLSFPGANGTGGDIAISAETAARNARRLGHSTAAELKVLILHGVLHLAGYDHERDGGRMARREQRLRREFRLPAGLIERNRKP, translated from the coding sequence ATGATCATCGTGCGCCAATCCGTGCGGGGAGTGAGCGCGAGTGCGCTCCAGCGTTTTGCCGGCCGCGCGCGGAGGGCCGCCGGCCTGGCCGGAGCGGTCAACGTGTTGATCACCACGGACCGCGACCTGCGCTCGCTGAACCGCCGTTTCCGTCGCAAGGACAAGGCGACGGACGTACTCTCCTTTCCGGGGGCAAACGGTACTGGCGGGGACATCGCCATCTCGGCGGAGACGGCGGCGCGCAACGCGCGGCGGCTCGGCCACTCGACGGCCGCGGAGCTGAAAGTGCTCATCCTGCACGGCGTGCTTCACCTGGCGGGCTACGACCACGAGCGCGACGGCGGCCGGATGGCGCGCCGGGAACAGCGCCTCCGCCGCGAATTCCGCCTGCCCGCAGGACTGATCGAGCGGAATCGCAAGCCATGA
- a CDS encoding PhoH family protein gives MKKNVEIGPNIETLFGTRDENLHLIEDALNVSIDLKADTLQIEGAARDVSRAEQIVRDYDQLQRAGYSFTNGDLGSMLRLVTSDASVTLRGLAESGRQRAAGRRVVQPKSLNQRRYIEAIEKFDMVFGIGPAGTGKTYLAVAMAVHHLLNKQVHRIILARPAVEAGERLGFLPGTLQEKIDPYLRPLYDALYDLLEPEKVDRYLEKNVIEIAPIAFMRGRTLNEAFVILDEAQNTTSEQMKMFVTRLGFNSKAVITGDITQIDLPGARRSGLLEAREILKTVEGLHFCYFNESDVVRHHLVQRIIRAYDEHKERQAEAGKTEAEAVKAAEAIPPAERKYTEE, from the coding sequence ATGAAGAAGAACGTCGAGATCGGCCCCAACATCGAGACCCTGTTCGGTACCCGCGACGAAAACCTGCATCTCATCGAGGACGCCCTGAACGTTTCCATCGACCTGAAGGCGGATACGCTGCAGATCGAAGGCGCCGCCCGCGACGTCTCCCGTGCCGAGCAGATCGTCCGCGACTACGACCAGCTGCAGCGCGCCGGATACAGCTTCACCAACGGCGACCTCGGCTCCATGCTGCGCCTGGTGACGTCGGACGCCTCAGTCACCCTGCGCGGGCTGGCCGAATCGGGGCGCCAGCGCGCCGCCGGCCGCCGCGTGGTCCAGCCCAAGAGCCTCAACCAGCGCCGTTACATCGAAGCCATCGAGAAATTCGACATGGTCTTCGGCATCGGCCCGGCCGGTACTGGCAAGACCTATCTCGCCGTGGCCATGGCCGTGCACCATCTGCTGAACAAGCAAGTGCACCGCATCATCCTCGCCCGCCCCGCGGTCGAGGCCGGCGAGCGTCTGGGCTTCCTCCCGGGGACCCTGCAGGAGAAGATCGATCCCTACCTGCGCCCGCTCTATGATGCCCTCTACGACTTGCTCGAGCCCGAAAAAGTCGACCGCTATCTGGAGAAGAACGTCATCGAGATCGCGCCTATCGCCTTCATGCGCGGCCGCACCCTCAACGAAGCCTTCGTCATTCTGGATGAGGCGCAGAACACCACCAGCGAGCAGATGAAGATGTTCGTCACCCGGCTGGGCTTCAACTCCAAGGCGGTGATCACCGGCGACATCACGCAGATCGACCTACCCGGAGCGCGGCGCAGCGGACTGCTCGAGGCCCGCGAGATCCTGAAGACCGTCGAAGGCCTCCACTTCTGCTACTTCAACGAAAGCGACGTGGTGCGGCACCACCTGGTGCAGCGCATCATCCGCGCCTACGATGAACACAAGGAAAGGCAGGCCGAAGCCGGCAAGACGGAAGCCGAAGCGGTGAAAGCAGCGGAGGCAATTCCTCCCGCCGAACGGAAGTACACCGAGGAATAA